In Mesorhizobium sp. 113-3-3, a genomic segment contains:
- a CDS encoding LysR substrate-binding domain-containing protein, with translation MLNHQCIRQRLPASAVLREWWVLEDGQDKRLDPPARLIFDSAGGVIQAACHGHGVGWSKRVTLEDHFSRGDLEPLLEPYVKDLPPFYIYYPEQNKRVECLKLLVEFLRSKLRKPSEN, from the coding sequence CTGCTGAACCATCAATGCATTCGGCAGAGGCTACCGGCATCGGCAGTCCTGCGAGAGTGGTGGGTTCTGGAAGACGGTCAAGACAAGCGACTTGATCCACCTGCGCGGCTGATTTTCGATTCCGCCGGAGGGGTCATTCAAGCGGCATGCCATGGACACGGCGTTGGTTGGTCCAAGCGGGTGACGCTGGAAGATCATTTCAGCAGGGGTGATCTGGAGCCGCTCCTTGAGCCATACGTCAAAGACCTGCCGCCATTTTACATCTACTATCCCGAGCAAAACAAAAGGGTTGAATGTCTCAAGCTGCTGGTGGAATTTCTAAGATCGAAGTTGAGGAAACCATCCGAAAACTGA
- a CDS encoding aminoglycoside phosphotransferase family protein, with translation MMHDDQVNIDIDIARRMIRDQFPQYRHEDIASVGSPGTVNAIFRIGSKCAARFPLRAMNPTECADMLRSEAAAMVEIGEYCSFPTPQPIGLGAPGPRYPMPWALQTWIEGEVATPRGLSGSTIFALDLAHLVASLRQADTRGRRFDGRGRGGHLPDHDHWMAVCLENSQRLLDVARLRDLWARFRELPAAGPVVMSHKDLIPPNLLMRGERLVGVLDGGSFGPADPSLDLVVAWHLLDAKRRATFRSGLQVDDLSWKRGAAWAFQQAMGLVWYYRLTNPAMSVLGRSTLSRILDDPDI, from the coding sequence ATGATGCATGACGATCAGGTGAATATCGACATCGATATCGCCCGCCGGATGATCCGCGATCAGTTTCCCCAGTATCGCCATGAGGACATCGCCTCGGTTGGATCGCCGGGAACCGTCAATGCCATCTTCCGCATTGGCTCAAAGTGCGCTGCGCGCTTCCCGTTGCGCGCGATGAATCCGACCGAATGCGCCGATATGCTTCGGTCGGAGGCCGCCGCCATGGTCGAGATTGGCGAATATTGCTCGTTTCCGACGCCGCAGCCGATCGGGCTCGGCGCGCCCGGTCCCCGATATCCAATGCCATGGGCATTGCAAACGTGGATCGAAGGCGAGGTTGCCACGCCGCGCGGGCTAAGTGGATCGACGATTTTCGCCCTCGACCTCGCACACCTAGTGGCATCGTTGCGCCAGGCGGACACACGGGGCCGACGCTTCGACGGGCGGGGACGTGGTGGGCATCTCCCCGATCATGACCATTGGATGGCTGTTTGCCTTGAAAACAGCCAGCGCCTTCTCGATGTGGCGCGACTGCGCGATCTGTGGGCCCGGTTCCGAGAACTGCCCGCCGCCGGGCCTGTCGTGATGAGCCACAAGGACCTTATCCCGCCAAACCTTCTCATGCGAGGCGAGCGTCTTGTCGGGGTGCTTGATGGCGGCAGTTTCGGACCAGCCGATCCGTCGCTGGATCTGGTGGTCGCCTGGCATCTTCTCGACGCCAAGCGAAGGGCGACCTTTCGGAGCGGCCTTCAAGTCGATGACCTCTCGTGGAAGCGCGGTGCTGCCTGGGCGTTCCAGCAGGCCATGGGTCTCGTCTGGTATTACCGTCTCACCAACCCCGCCATGAGTGTGCTGGGGCGCAGCACGCTCTCCCGCATTCTCGACGATCCGGACATCTGA
- a CDS encoding glycosyltransferase codes for MKLDILFVADVRFEGGTSTALAVEIRAAARTGFKTGLLAVKGPLLRHPYPMHPDLRALVDGGATERIDPDTEVDADLVLVHHPTIMSNRFTRRTGIRTERLVMVLHHPMVDRLGKLQYDLARIISNCHWAFGIKVWLAPVSAVVRDALPRRLPAGAELLPENWTNLIDLDDWPRRPDGPPHNPVVIGRHARPDKLKWPRKAADALRIYPADAARYSIRILGGGSFLQELYGPLPGNWEILPFAWTGIPEFLHGLDFYVYYHSDSWSEAFGRTILEALAVGLVTILPEHFQPLFGDAAIYAAPRDVEHVIGMFVTDADAYARQSALAREFVARHHAAKLFPERLERLFNISKPRDSAAVRATIQPLPIRQVLFASSNGIGMGHLAQQMAVAQRLPQGLKPVFATMSYAMKIATDEGYHAHFLTHHRGIDAAPEDWNDVLAEELFDLISHLRPAVFAYDATAVFEGVAAALAMDPNLFSIWVRRPMWREAHRPFLGMAEAFDAVIEPGELADEFDHGPTSEVRDKVLLVPPVLLLGPNERLERAAARNFLEIPDGMTVVALQLGSGSNFDMRGVRNGVLKALLDRPDTLVLDIRSPIRADFGSDEPVGPRHRIVELFPSFRYSRAFDAAIVAPGYNTFHENILGAVPTLFVPNESGEMDLQLNRARWAELGGFGLLMRRDHDLPHVDRFIEELLDPTEREGMAARCEAIPWTNGADVIANYIEDHARIVRTDWDITRDA; via the coding sequence ATGAAGCTGGACATTCTCTTTGTCGCCGATGTCCGCTTCGAAGGCGGCACCTCCACCGCGCTCGCCGTGGAGATCCGGGCGGCGGCCCGCACGGGTTTCAAGACCGGCTTGCTGGCCGTGAAGGGACCATTGCTGCGTCACCCCTACCCGATGCATCCCGACTTGCGGGCACTGGTTGATGGCGGCGCGACGGAACGGATCGACCCGGACACCGAGGTCGACGCCGATCTCGTCCTGGTGCACCATCCGACGATAATGTCCAACCGCTTCACCAGGCGGACCGGCATCCGGACCGAACGCCTGGTCATGGTTCTCCATCATCCCATGGTCGACCGGCTGGGCAAGCTACAGTACGACCTGGCGCGCATCATAAGCAATTGCCATTGGGCGTTTGGCATCAAGGTTTGGCTCGCCCCTGTCAGCGCCGTCGTTCGGGATGCCTTGCCCCGTCGTTTGCCCGCGGGCGCGGAACTCTTGCCCGAAAACTGGACCAATCTGATCGATCTCGACGACTGGCCTCGCAGGCCGGACGGCCCGCCGCACAATCCGGTCGTCATCGGCCGCCATGCTCGCCCGGATAAGTTGAAATGGCCGAGGAAAGCCGCCGACGCGTTGCGCATCTATCCTGCTGACGCGGCCCGCTACAGCATCAGGATCCTGGGCGGCGGTTCCTTCCTCCAGGAGCTCTACGGTCCGCTGCCGGGCAACTGGGAAATACTGCCCTTTGCATGGACCGGCATTCCCGAGTTTCTCCACGGCCTCGATTTCTATGTCTACTACCATAGCGATTCCTGGTCGGAGGCGTTTGGCCGCACGATCCTCGAAGCGCTCGCGGTCGGTCTCGTCACGATTCTCCCCGAGCACTTCCAGCCATTGTTCGGCGACGCGGCAATCTATGCGGCGCCGCGAGATGTCGAGCACGTCATCGGCATGTTCGTCACCGACGCAGACGCCTACGCACGGCAATCGGCCTTGGCCAGGGAGTTCGTTGCCCGGCACCACGCGGCGAAGCTCTTCCCGGAACGCCTCGAGAGGCTGTTCAACATTTCCAAACCACGCGATTCGGCGGCCGTGCGAGCGACGATCCAGCCTTTGCCGATACGTCAGGTGTTGTTTGCATCGTCCAATGGCATCGGAATGGGGCATCTCGCGCAGCAGATGGCTGTCGCCCAGCGACTGCCGCAAGGGCTGAAGCCCGTCTTTGCGACAATGTCCTACGCCATGAAAATTGCAACCGACGAGGGTTATCACGCCCACTTCCTGACCCATCACCGCGGCATCGATGCCGCGCCCGAGGACTGGAACGACGTGCTTGCCGAAGAACTGTTCGACCTGATCAGTCATCTGCGTCCCGCGGTCTTTGCCTATGACGCCACGGCTGTCTTCGAGGGTGTCGCCGCGGCCCTGGCCATGGACCCCAACCTGTTCTCGATCTGGGTCCGTCGACCGATGTGGCGGGAAGCGCACCGCCCGTTCCTGGGGATGGCGGAGGCTTTCGACGCCGTCATAGAGCCTGGCGAACTGGCCGATGAATTCGATCACGGCCCGACGTCTGAAGTGCGCGACAAGGTTCTGTTGGTTCCGCCGGTGCTGTTGCTGGGGCCAAATGAGCGCCTGGAAAGAGCCGCCGCGCGCAACTTCCTCGAAATCCCCGATGGCATGACCGTCGTGGCCCTGCAACTCGGCTCTGGCAGCAATTTCGACATGCGCGGCGTCCGCAACGGTGTTCTCAAAGCCCTGCTTGACCGTCCCGATACGCTGGTACTGGATATCCGCTCGCCGATCCGCGCCGATTTCGGTTCAGACGAGCCGGTCGGCCCGAGGCATCGGATCGTCGAGCTGTTCCCGAGCTTCCGCTACAGCCGCGCGTTCGATGCCGCGATCGTCGCGCCCGGCTACAATACGTTCCATGAGAACATCCTCGGCGCGGTGCCGACCTTGTTCGTGCCCAACGAGAGCGGCGAGATGGACCTGCAGCTCAACCGCGCCCGCTGGGCGGAGCTTGGCGGTTTTGGCCTACTGATGCGGCGCGACCACGACCTCCCCCATGTCGACCGCTTCATCGAAGAGCTGCTCGACCCCACCGAGCGCGAAGGAATGGCGGCGCGCTGCGAGGCGATCCCCTGGACCAACGGCGCCGACGTCATCGCGAACTATATCGAAGACCACGCCAGGATTGTCCGGACTGACTGGGACATCACCAGGGATGCCTGA